A stretch of the Candidatus Tumulicola sp. genome encodes the following:
- a CDS encoding MlaD family protein, with protein sequence MQQIRVGIFTVLALLGAFVVIVVVSNLGLKARGYQIAVHFVDVGGLQEGATVLLSGVTVGEVTKIVLLPDQTVDVIATIDKNKVILKGSQFLIATSLTGQATLLIRPPRDYVAAEPMAHGVPPEFEQPWGALPATIADLVGGAEARMKSLDKTLASFNRELPRLAAKFDAIATHTDALITHTDTNLTALAETMRSTATQLNDVVAKSGHNVEQLTTNLNGLVTANKPRLQELVDSLSSTAKSLNTSMQNFASLTSDPSLHKNVVETAANIKDASERMKQVASDLQGITGDPKVQSQLKGAVYDLSSAIAKANDILGTFSSAEAHSSPLPGATPAAGGTPVPGSGSQPRGHGLGGMNLIESQVRESWIRKGNGGPTSDVNITLLPRSSTSVTFGVNDLGYNSSFNFLINKRATPNFTLSGGVLYSKLGAKAVFQPGALGVDARFYDPKHPTLDLYGDVRLSKRLQLFYGERNVMGSATPSPTFGIQGSF encoded by the coding sequence ATGCAACAGATCCGCGTCGGCATCTTCACCGTGCTGGCGCTGCTGGGCGCTTTTGTCGTGATCGTGGTCGTCAGCAATCTCGGTCTGAAGGCGCGCGGTTATCAGATCGCCGTGCATTTCGTCGACGTCGGCGGCCTTCAGGAAGGCGCAACGGTCCTGCTCTCGGGCGTGACGGTGGGGGAAGTGACCAAGATCGTGCTGCTGCCGGATCAAACGGTCGACGTGATCGCCACCATCGACAAGAACAAAGTGATCCTGAAAGGCTCGCAGTTCCTCATCGCGACGTCACTCACGGGTCAGGCCACGCTGCTCATCCGCCCGCCGCGCGATTACGTCGCGGCCGAGCCGATGGCGCATGGCGTGCCGCCGGAGTTCGAACAGCCATGGGGCGCGCTGCCGGCGACCATCGCCGATTTGGTGGGCGGCGCCGAGGCGCGGATGAAGAGCCTCGATAAGACGCTGGCGTCATTCAACCGAGAGCTGCCGCGCTTGGCTGCGAAATTCGACGCGATCGCCACCCACACGGACGCGCTGATCACGCACACCGACACCAACCTCACCGCCCTCGCGGAGACGATGCGTTCGACCGCGACACAATTGAACGACGTCGTAGCCAAGAGCGGCCACAACGTCGAGCAACTCACCACGAATCTGAACGGATTGGTGACCGCGAACAAGCCGCGCCTTCAAGAGCTCGTGGATAGCCTATCCTCGACGGCCAAAAGTCTCAACACCTCGATGCAGAACTTCGCGTCGTTGACCAGCGACCCAAGCCTGCACAAGAATGTCGTGGAGACGGCGGCAAACATCAAAGATGCCAGCGAGCGGATGAAGCAGGTCGCATCGGACCTGCAGGGCATCACGGGCGATCCGAAGGTCCAATCCCAATTGAAAGGCGCCGTGTACGATCTGAGCTCCGCGATCGCCAAAGCCAACGATATCCTCGGCACGTTCTCCTCAGCGGAAGCGCACAGTTCGCCCCTCCCCGGCGCAACGCCGGCGGCAGGCGGCACGCCGGTCCCGGGGTCAGGCTCACAGCCTCGTGGGCACGGCCTGGGCGGCATGAACCTCATCGAGAGCCAGGTTCGCGAGTCCTGGATCCGCAAGGGCAACGGCGGACCGACGAGCGACGTGAACATCACGCTCTTGCCGCGTTCTTCGACGAGCGTGACCTTCGGCGTCAACGACCTCGGCTACAACAGCTCGTTCAATTTCCTCATCAACAAACGGGCCACGCCGAACTTCACCCTCTCCGGCGGCGTGCTGTATTCGAAGCTCGGAGCCAAAGCCGTCTTTCAGCCGGGCGCGCTGGGCGTGGACGCGCGGTTCTACGATCCAAAGCACCCGACGCTCGACCTTTATGGCGACGTGCGCCTGTCCAAGCGCCTGCAGCTGTTCTACGGCGAACGCAACGTGATGGGCTCGGCGACGCCGTCGCCGACGTTCGGTATTCAAGGCTCCTTCTAG
- a CDS encoding ATP-binding cassette domain-containing protein, whose translation MIGEREPGRRGVSGPPKGNVAIKLDSVELRFDQKIVLSDCTLEALRGQVTGVIGLSGAGKSTILRVMNGLRHASGGRVTVNGEDITDWPERELIEMRKGMGFSFQHAALFDSLNIAENVAYPLYEHTTLSKAEIDKRVSETLAALGLAGVEERMPSELSGGMQKRAGFARAIVNDPEIILFDEPTTGLDPIMTHIIVSTIKDIQARLKATCVVVSHDMPSMYAVSDRIAMLFEGTIIETGTPLQIRQSPNPIVQQFLQGSELGPIPL comes from the coding sequence ATGATCGGCGAGCGCGAGCCAGGCCGGCGCGGCGTCAGCGGGCCTCCAAAGGGGAACGTGGCCATCAAACTCGACAGCGTAGAATTGCGCTTCGATCAAAAGATCGTGCTCTCAGACTGCACCCTGGAGGCGCTCCGCGGTCAGGTCACCGGGGTGATCGGGCTCTCCGGCGCCGGCAAGTCGACGATCCTGCGCGTGATGAACGGGTTGCGCCATGCCAGCGGCGGCCGCGTGACCGTGAACGGGGAAGACATCACGGATTGGCCCGAGCGCGAGCTCATCGAGATGCGCAAAGGCATGGGCTTCTCGTTCCAGCATGCCGCCCTTTTCGATTCGCTCAACATCGCCGAAAACGTCGCCTATCCTCTCTACGAGCATACCACGCTCTCCAAGGCGGAGATCGACAAACGGGTGAGCGAGACGCTTGCGGCGCTCGGCCTGGCCGGGGTGGAAGAGCGCATGCCCTCGGAGCTCTCCGGCGGCATGCAGAAGCGGGCGGGTTTTGCACGCGCCATCGTGAATGACCCTGAAATCATCCTTTTCGACGAGCCCACGACCGGCCTTGACCCGATCATGACGCACATCATCGTGAGCACCATCAAAGACATCCAGGCACGCCTGAAGGCGACGTGCGTGGTGGTTTCGCACGACATGCCCTCGATGTACGCCGTCTCAGACCGCATCGCCATGCTGTTCGAGGGTACGATCATAGAGACGGGCACCCCGCTGCAGATCCGGCAGTCGCCGAACCCCATCGTGCAGCAGTTCTTGCAGGGAAGCGAACTTGGGCCGATACCTTTATAG
- a CDS encoding ABC transporter permease, which produces MIAQVAGSALGRFFAYAGGLSMMLADALRFAFTLRIRPTEILRQAFFLGVQSWPIITLTSLFTGLVISLEAAATAVSFGLQSYIGGSVAFATFRELGPMLSGIVFAGRAGAAITAALGSMKVTEQIEALQSMGASPTKVLVTPRLLACVLMLPLLTIFADIVGICAGYIMAWQRVHLSQYEYFHSVQVTVDTSDFLKGLVKAVVFGIIVSMVACYEGFNASGGADGVGKATTQAVVASIILIFAANFLLSFLLFAP; this is translated from the coding sequence ATGATCGCGCAGGTCGCGGGCAGCGCGCTCGGCCGGTTTTTCGCATACGCCGGCGGGCTCTCGATGATGCTGGCGGACGCGCTGCGCTTCGCCTTCACGCTGCGCATCCGGCCGACGGAGATCCTGCGCCAAGCGTTTTTCCTCGGCGTGCAGTCGTGGCCGATCATCACGCTGACCTCGCTGTTCACCGGCCTTGTGATCTCGCTCGAAGCCGCAGCGACCGCCGTGTCGTTCGGCTTGCAGAGCTATATCGGGGGCAGCGTGGCTTTCGCGACCTTCCGCGAGTTGGGCCCGATGCTCAGCGGCATCGTGTTCGCCGGTCGCGCAGGCGCGGCCATCACGGCGGCGCTGGGCTCGATGAAAGTGACCGAGCAGATCGAGGCGCTGCAATCTATGGGGGCAAGCCCGACGAAGGTGCTGGTCACGCCGCGGCTTTTGGCGTGCGTGCTCATGCTGCCGCTGCTGACCATCTTCGCCGACATCGTAGGCATCTGCGCCGGCTACATCATGGCGTGGCAACGGGTGCACCTGAGCCAGTACGAATACTTCCATTCCGTTCAGGTCACGGTCGACACCAGTGATTTCCTCAAAGGACTGGTCAAGGCGGTGGTCTTCGGGATCATCGTGTCGATGGTCGCGTGCTATGAGGGCTTCAACGCGAGCGGCGGCGCCGATGGAGTCGGCAAGGCGACGACGCAAGCGGTCGTCGCGTCGATCATCCTCATCTTCGCCGCGAATTTCTTGCTGTCGTTCCTGCTGTTTGCGCCATGA
- the rph gene encoding ribonuclease PH produces the protein MQTVSGGPRSDGRKDDEARPFRVTTNYLQHAEGSALVEIGRTKILCAATVEGKVPIFLKGQGQGWVTAEYALLPRSTAERTQRESAKGRIGGRTHEIQRLIGRSLRSITDLKALGDRTITLDCDVLEADGGTRTAAVTGAFIALVLALVRLRSENALRSWPLFDWLAATSVGILEGRPILDLVYEEDSRAQVDMNVVMTGDGRFVEVQGTAEGAPFPKTDLDRLLSLAGRGIARLIEQQRAVLEPFGLPDFGRKPAAAR, from the coding sequence ATGCAAACCGTCTCCGGCGGACCTCGCTCAGACGGGCGCAAGGATGACGAAGCGCGCCCATTTCGCGTCACGACCAATTACCTGCAGCACGCCGAAGGCTCTGCGCTGGTCGAGATCGGCCGTACGAAGATCTTGTGTGCGGCGACCGTCGAAGGCAAGGTGCCGATCTTCCTCAAGGGTCAGGGTCAGGGTTGGGTCACGGCGGAGTACGCCCTGCTGCCGCGCTCGACCGCAGAACGCACGCAGCGCGAATCCGCCAAAGGCCGCATCGGCGGCCGGACGCACGAGATCCAGCGCCTCATCGGACGCAGCCTTCGCTCGATAACCGACCTCAAGGCGCTTGGTGACCGCACCATCACGCTGGACTGCGACGTGCTGGAAGCCGACGGCGGCACGCGAACCGCAGCGGTGACGGGCGCCTTCATCGCACTTGTACTCGCGCTCGTGCGCTTGCGCTCCGAAAACGCATTGCGCAGCTGGCCGCTTTTCGATTGGCTGGCCGCGACGTCGGTGGGGATCCTCGAAGGACGACCCATCCTGGATCTGGTCTATGAAGAAGACTCGCGGGCGCAGGTCGACATGAACGTGGTGATGACCGGCGACGGGCGCTTCGTCGAGGTCCAAGGCACGGCCGAAGGCGCGCCGTTTCCAAAAACCGATCTCGACCGTCTGCTTTCCTTGGCCGGCCGGGGCATCGCGCGTCTCATCGAGCAGCAAAGAGCGGTGCTCGAGCCCTTTGGCCTGCCTGATTTCGGCCGGAAACCCGCCGCCGCACGCTGA
- the glmS gene encoding glutamine--fructose-6-phosphate transaminase (isomerizing): protein MCGIVGYIGPRNVVGVLMDGLHRLEYRGYDSAGVALIDGENVVGMKRVGKLGNLAEALKQHPLRGTAGIGHTRWATHGKPSDTNAHPHLDCHGRIAVIHNGIIENYAPLRAELIAKGHTFASDTDTEVVAHMLEDFYEGDLLAAVRKVLRAVHGAYALGVLSADSPDQIVFARNGASPLIVGLGEGETFVASDIPAILDYTRKQLVIQEGEVVVVTRHGASITTFTGENVDREVTYIAWDVRAAEKGGFKHFMLKEIYEQPKVVRDTLAGRIREDGRIDLSDMGLKPEQLKKIRKVSMFACGTAFHAAMYGQYLIRELAKLPVELELASEFRYSHPVLDGETLAVAVSQSGETADTLEAVRVAKAGGALLLGVCNIVGSALSRTADGTLYTHAGPEIGVAATKTFSAQCVAMVLLALYLAQERGSGDPALLKEVVAALRDLPADVDQALNINDEVLPVARRNEKAKTVLFLGRHVNFPIALEGALKLKEISYIHAEGYAAGEMKHGPIALLEASVPVVVLATRGPVQEKILSNMQEAKARESRIIAVANAGDDAVVEVADVVLNVPATHHLIAPIVNVVPLQLLAYHIADRKGCDVDQPRNLAKTVTVE from the coding sequence ATGTGCGGAATCGTAGGATATATCGGGCCGAGAAACGTCGTCGGCGTGCTCATGGACGGGCTGCACCGCCTCGAGTACCGCGGCTACGACTCCGCCGGCGTGGCGCTCATCGACGGCGAGAATGTCGTCGGGATGAAGCGCGTCGGCAAACTCGGCAACCTGGCCGAGGCCCTCAAGCAGCACCCGCTGCGCGGCACGGCGGGCATCGGTCACACGCGCTGGGCGACGCATGGCAAGCCCAGCGATACTAACGCGCATCCCCACCTGGATTGCCACGGCCGGATCGCCGTCATCCACAACGGCATCATCGAGAACTACGCTCCGCTGCGCGCTGAGCTCATCGCCAAGGGCCACACGTTCGCCAGCGACACCGATACCGAAGTCGTCGCGCACATGCTCGAGGATTTCTACGAAGGCGACCTTTTGGCGGCCGTGCGAAAGGTCTTGCGCGCGGTGCACGGCGCCTACGCGCTGGGCGTGCTCTCGGCCGACTCACCCGACCAGATCGTGTTCGCCCGCAATGGCGCGTCGCCGTTGATCGTCGGCCTCGGTGAAGGCGAGACGTTCGTGGCGTCCGACATCCCCGCGATCCTGGATTACACGCGCAAGCAGCTCGTGATCCAGGAAGGAGAAGTGGTGGTGGTCACGCGCCACGGCGCTTCCATCACGACTTTCACGGGCGAGAACGTCGATCGCGAAGTGACCTACATCGCTTGGGATGTGCGCGCTGCGGAAAAAGGCGGCTTCAAGCACTTCATGCTCAAGGAGATCTACGAGCAGCCCAAGGTCGTGCGCGACACGCTCGCCGGGCGCATTCGCGAGGACGGACGCATCGATCTCAGCGACATGGGCTTGAAGCCCGAGCAGCTGAAGAAGATCCGCAAGGTTTCGATGTTCGCCTGCGGCACGGCGTTTCACGCCGCCATGTACGGCCAATATCTGATCCGCGAACTCGCGAAGCTGCCGGTCGAGTTGGAGCTGGCCTCCGAGTTCCGCTACTCCCATCCGGTGTTGGATGGCGAGACTTTGGCGGTGGCGGTGTCGCAGTCAGGCGAGACCGCCGATACGTTAGAAGCCGTGCGCGTCGCCAAGGCCGGCGGCGCGCTGCTGCTCGGCGTGTGCAATATCGTCGGGTCCGCGCTCTCGCGCACGGCCGACGGCACGCTCTACACGCACGCCGGTCCGGAGATCGGCGTCGCAGCGACCAAGACGTTTTCGGCTCAGTGCGTCGCGATGGTCCTGCTTGCGCTCTATCTCGCGCAAGAACGCGGCAGCGGCGATCCGGCCCTGCTCAAAGAGGTCGTAGCCGCATTGCGCGACCTGCCGGCGGATGTCGACCAAGCGCTCAATATCAACGATGAGGTCCTGCCCGTCGCGCGCCGCAACGAAAAGGCGAAGACCGTCTTATTCCTCGGCCGTCACGTCAATTTTCCCATCGCTTTAGAGGGTGCGCTGAAGCTCAAGGAGATCTCATACATCCACGCCGAGGGCTACGCGGCCGGCGAGATGAAACACGGGCCGATCGCCCTGCTTGAAGCAAGCGTGCCGGTCGTGGTGCTCGCCACTCGCGGTCCCGTGCAAGAGAAGATCTTGAGCAACATGCAGGAGGCCAAGGCGCGCGAGAGCCGCATCATCGCGGTGGCCAATGCGGGCGACGATGCGGTCGTCGAAGTCGCTGATGTGGTGCTCAACGTGCCTGCGACGCACCATCTGATCGCGCCGATCGTCAACGTGGTTCCGCTGCAGCTGCTCGCCTATCACATCGCGGACCGCAAGGGCTGCGACGTGGATCAGCCGCGCAATCTGGCGAAGACCGTCACCGTCGAATAA
- the gmk gene encoding guanylate kinase: MKENVLAQIVARKPVLLVVSGPSGSGKDSVIAALRMVEPNIAYVVSATTRPPRPGEVEGEHYRFLNRDQFEKLAAAGEFIETREYAGNLYGTPRRFVDEAVRSGRDVVLKPEVNGARAVKAAYPQAVLVFLTAPSDDALAQRLERRNTDTADAIAVRLETARREAGHAKDYDYLIVNDELDKAVSRLSAILTAEGLRVSRL; this comes from the coding sequence ATGAAGGAGAACGTTCTGGCCCAGATCGTCGCGCGCAAACCCGTTCTCCTGGTCGTCTCGGGTCCGTCCGGATCCGGCAAAGACAGCGTCATCGCGGCGCTGCGGATGGTCGAGCCGAACATCGCCTACGTGGTCTCGGCGACGACCAGGCCGCCAAGGCCCGGCGAGGTCGAGGGCGAGCACTATCGCTTTCTGAATCGGGATCAATTCGAAAAACTCGCGGCGGCGGGTGAATTCATCGAGACGCGCGAGTACGCGGGCAACTTGTATGGCACGCCACGCCGCTTCGTTGACGAGGCCGTGCGTTCCGGCCGCGATGTCGTGCTGAAGCCTGAGGTCAATGGAGCCCGCGCCGTCAAAGCCGCGTATCCGCAGGCGGTTTTGGTGTTCCTGACGGCGCCGTCGGACGATGCGCTTGCGCAGCGCCTCGAACGGCGCAATACGGACACCGCGGACGCCATTGCGGTGCGCTTGGAGACCGCGCGGCGCGAAGCCGGCCACGCCAAAGATTACGATTATCTCATCGTGAATGATGAGTTGGACAAGGCCGTCAGCCGCCTCAGCGCGATCCTGACCGCCGAGGGCCTACGGGTGAGCAGACTCTAA
- a CDS encoding NFACT RNA binding domain-containing protein, with translation MTLDSWMVERLARELHAALAEARVQDVRSGPQHLSIACYRRRTELVLRASIEPNAPVVALLEREPTESENGAGGWAGGVAPLLRGSIVTSVHAVPNDRILNVDTISRSAFGVPAMHRVTIELEPRKANALVLRPLEGGAWSVLATAKQFSGDDGGRAIAVGELYEAPPARRQRLDRAQFAAAVLAASEPTETRALAKLLGDFDPTCTPPLARDIVERALAEGVPREELSRRLLELWDELRPIVAARSGDLTAPIIAYRRGLEIIACHVVPLSWATGERTQVASLAELSAERIVQGAKERGIPAAIALRKRLTVMLQRRDAEVASLQAARQRAAEADALRLAGDAIYANLAAIEPRARELVATDGLRVALDPLLTAKANAAQYFKRYKKARSGLPQIEARLRALAQNKAFWDQLVWELDRAETMDARDAATVYEEVGKAIGARRRVSARVSKQKPAKRPERAVDVGDGAVAFVGRSPVENDRLTFSVARPDDLWFHARNMPGAHVILKMPRARAKPTEAQVLAAAALAAGQSRGSDAGKVEVDYTQRKHVRRQSVGKPGLVWYTDFKTVLVTPADAAKERR, from the coding sequence ATGACGCTGGACAGTTGGATGGTCGAGCGCCTCGCGCGCGAACTGCACGCCGCGCTCGCCGAAGCTCGCGTTCAGGATGTGCGCAGCGGGCCGCAACATCTCTCGATCGCCTGTTATCGCAGGCGCACGGAGCTCGTGCTCCGCGCCTCTATCGAACCGAATGCGCCGGTCGTCGCGCTCCTGGAACGCGAGCCGACTGAAAGCGAAAACGGCGCGGGCGGCTGGGCTGGTGGTGTCGCGCCTTTATTGCGCGGCAGCATCGTCACTTCCGTCCACGCCGTTCCTAACGACCGAATTCTCAACGTGGACACCATTTCTCGTTCGGCGTTTGGGGTGCCTGCGATGCATCGCGTGACGATCGAACTCGAGCCGCGCAAAGCCAATGCGCTCGTGCTGCGTCCGCTCGAGGGCGGGGCGTGGTCGGTGCTGGCCACGGCAAAGCAGTTCTCGGGCGATGACGGCGGGCGCGCGATCGCGGTCGGCGAGCTGTATGAGGCTCCGCCGGCGCGCCGGCAGCGGCTGGATCGGGCGCAGTTCGCAGCCGCCGTGCTCGCCGCGAGCGAACCGACCGAGACAAGAGCGCTGGCGAAACTCTTGGGAGATTTCGACCCGACGTGCACGCCGCCGCTGGCGCGCGACATCGTGGAGCGCGCTCTTGCGGAAGGCGTCCCTCGGGAAGAGCTTTCGCGGCGGTTGCTCGAGCTTTGGGATGAGTTGCGCCCCATCGTCGCGGCCCGTTCGGGCGACCTGACGGCTCCGATCATCGCCTATCGGCGCGGCCTGGAGATCATCGCCTGCCATGTCGTACCGCTGTCCTGGGCCACCGGCGAACGCACGCAGGTGGCTTCGCTCGCCGAGCTCAGCGCGGAGCGGATCGTACAAGGCGCCAAGGAGCGAGGCATCCCTGCGGCGATCGCATTGCGTAAGCGTCTCACCGTGATGCTGCAGCGCCGTGATGCCGAGGTGGCATCGCTGCAAGCGGCGCGACAGCGGGCAGCCGAAGCGGATGCGCTGCGCTTGGCGGGTGACGCCATCTATGCGAATCTCGCCGCGATCGAGCCGCGCGCGCGCGAATTGGTGGCGACCGACGGTCTGCGCGTCGCGCTCGATCCGCTGCTGACCGCGAAAGCCAACGCCGCGCAATACTTCAAGCGCTACAAGAAAGCGCGCAGCGGGTTGCCGCAGATCGAAGCGCGGCTCCGCGCGTTGGCGCAGAACAAAGCGTTTTGGGATCAGCTGGTGTGGGAGCTCGATCGCGCGGAGACGATGGATGCGCGCGATGCCGCAACCGTCTACGAGGAGGTCGGCAAGGCGATCGGCGCTCGACGGCGCGTGTCGGCGCGGGTCTCGAAGCAAAAACCGGCAAAGCGCCCCGAGCGCGCCGTGGATGTGGGCGACGGCGCTGTTGCGTTTGTCGGGCGCTCGCCTGTGGAAAATGACCGGCTCACGTTTTCGGTTGCGCGGCCCGATGACTTGTGGTTTCACGCACGCAACATGCCGGGCGCGCACGTCATCCTCAAGATGCCCCGCGCGCGGGCGAAACCTACGGAAGCGCAGGTCCTCGCCGCCGCAGCGCTAGCCGCCGGGCAAAGCCGCGGCTCGGATGCCGGCAAGGTTGAGGTGGACTACACGCAGCGCAAGCACGTGCGCCGCCAGAGCGTGGGTAAGCCCGGGCTTGTGTGGTACACGGATTTCAAAACGGTGCTGGTCACCCCGGCGGATGCAGCAAAAGAACGTCGCTAG
- the queA gene encoding tRNA preQ1(34) S-adenosylmethionine ribosyltransferase-isomerase QueA, translating to MDPYRTDTYDYVLPPELIAQTPADRRDASRLLVFGDPLAHHTFSELPELLRPGDLLVANDTRVLRARFLPKRSKGGAAQVLLLHPAAEPGAWEAVVRPGARVRPGDKLTLDRDSGIEILARGDEGTRIVRFYGVTVEEAMLRFGLVPLPPYIRTAPADAAERYQTVYAAHDGSVAAPTAGLHFTPALLERLSERGVAWTTITLDVGAGTFRPVSVEDLRDHHMHAERYEIGEATARSINEARREGRRVIAVGTTAARALEDAARLSTDGRVEPGSRWTDLFISPGFTFNVVDALITNFHLPRSTLLMLVCAFAGTANVLGAYEEAVRERYRFYSFGDAMLLTRRPERTAEM from the coding sequence GTGGATCCGTACCGCACCGACACCTACGACTACGTCCTCCCGCCGGAGCTCATCGCGCAAACGCCGGCGGACCGGCGCGATGCGTCGCGGCTGCTAGTCTTCGGGGATCCGCTCGCCCATCACACGTTTTCGGAACTGCCCGAGCTGCTGCGCCCCGGCGACCTGCTCGTCGCCAACGACACGCGCGTGCTGCGCGCTCGCTTTCTGCCCAAGCGCAGCAAGGGCGGCGCGGCGCAAGTGCTGCTGCTTCACCCGGCGGCTGAGCCCGGCGCATGGGAGGCGGTGGTCCGGCCGGGCGCGCGCGTGCGCCCAGGCGACAAACTGACGCTGGACCGTGACAGCGGCATCGAGATCCTCGCCCGCGGCGACGAGGGAACGCGCATCGTGCGTTTCTACGGCGTGACCGTAGAAGAGGCGATGCTGCGCTTCGGGCTCGTGCCGTTGCCCCCGTACATCCGCACCGCTCCAGCCGATGCCGCCGAGCGCTATCAAACCGTCTACGCCGCGCATGACGGCTCCGTGGCCGCGCCGACAGCCGGCTTGCACTTCACGCCGGCTCTGCTGGAACGCCTCAGCGAACGCGGCGTCGCTTGGACCACGATCACGCTTGATGTCGGGGCCGGCACGTTCCGCCCCGTCAGCGTTGAAGATCTTCGCGACCATCATATGCACGCGGAACGCTACGAGATCGGCGAAGCAACCGCACGTTCCATCAACGAAGCGCGACGCGAAGGACGTCGGGTGATCGCCGTGGGGACCACGGCCGCGCGAGCGCTCGAAGACGCGGCGCGTTTATCGACCGATGGCCGGGTCGAGCCCGGGTCGCGCTGGACGGATCTGTTCATCTCTCCCGGCTTCACCTTCAACGTCGTCGACGCGCTCATCACCAACTTTCACTTGCCGCGTTCTACCCTGCTCATGCTCGTCTGCGCCTTCGCCGGCACGGCGAACGTCCTCGGCGCATACGAAGAGGCGGTGCGCGAACGCTATCGCTTTTATTCGTTCGGAGATGCGATGCTGCTCACGAGGAGGCCTGAACGAACTGCGGAAATGTGA
- a CDS encoding SpoIID/LytB domain-containing protein, whose product MLAAVLTLLGTRVDAAPIRVQLLNHQFQTVISSDGGLIVRAPGSGSNDPLVQPEITTVLSVQPQAAGLLVADAVQTGPKILVTPLTLSQLFVNGRPYRGALLIGRNGDGTLDVVNQLDLEEYLYGVVAAEMSPDWPDTALQVQAIASRSYAVARARFNAYDGFDVKAGEQDQAYGGAGVETQSAVNAVDATHGVVIVYNDHIVKAYYSSCDGGYTADGSALEDPQPYLRAAPDPYASESPHLAWKASVPLADFTQALRAGVGDVGDVAAIHLGPADESGRLISVTVVGSAGSRTISGTLFRKLAGTHVVKSTRIAAIDIDGDVISVTGSGFGHGVGMSQWGAKGMADAGFGIYQILGFYYRGTMLSKI is encoded by the coding sequence GTGCTCGCCGCCGTGCTGACGCTTCTCGGCACGCGCGTTGACGCCGCGCCGATCCGCGTCCAACTTTTGAACCACCAGTTCCAGACCGTTATCTCCTCCGACGGCGGACTCATCGTGCGCGCGCCGGGTAGCGGATCCAACGATCCTTTGGTCCAGCCCGAGATCACAACGGTGCTCTCCGTCCAACCGCAAGCCGCAGGTTTGCTGGTCGCCGACGCCGTGCAAACCGGTCCGAAGATCCTCGTGACGCCGCTGACCTTGTCACAGCTCTTTGTCAACGGGCGTCCGTATCGAGGCGCGCTCCTCATCGGGCGCAACGGCGACGGCACGCTCGACGTCGTCAATCAACTCGACCTCGAGGAGTACCTGTATGGCGTGGTGGCGGCCGAAATGAGTCCGGATTGGCCCGACACCGCGCTCCAGGTGCAGGCGATCGCGTCGCGCTCGTACGCGGTCGCGCGGGCCCGCTTCAACGCCTACGACGGCTTCGACGTCAAGGCGGGCGAGCAGGATCAGGCGTACGGCGGAGCCGGCGTCGAAACGCAGTCGGCCGTGAATGCCGTGGATGCGACCCACGGCGTGGTCATCGTGTACAACGACCACATCGTCAAGGCGTACTACTCATCGTGTGACGGCGGCTATACCGCCGACGGAAGCGCGCTTGAGGACCCGCAGCCCTATCTTCGCGCCGCACCCGATCCGTACGCCTCCGAGTCCCCGCACCTCGCGTGGAAGGCGAGCGTGCCGCTGGCGGACTTCACGCAAGCCCTCCGCGCCGGGGTTGGCGACGTCGGCGACGTCGCGGCGATTCACCTTGGCCCGGCCGATGAATCGGGCCGCTTGATCTCCGTGACCGTGGTGGGCAGCGCGGGATCGCGCACGATATCCGGAACGCTGTTCCGCAAACTCGCCGGCACGCACGTGGTCAAGAGCACCCGAATAGCGGCGATCGACATCGACGGCGATGTCATCAGCGTCACCGGTTCCGGATTCGGGCACGGCGTGGGCATGAGCCAATGGGGCGCCAAGGGGATGGCTGACGCCGGATTCGGCATCTATCAGATCCTCGGCTTTTACTATCGCGGTACGATGCTCTCGAAGATCTGA